In Patescibacteria group bacterium, a single genomic region encodes these proteins:
- a CDS encoding DNA-directed RNA polymerase subunit beta yields MSVHTEAPRIEDPAAKMSVGKREKKHFSKYRESLIAVPSLVEAQTKSFQWLVENGLKEVFGEFSSIKDYANKKFELDFTGFSLAEPKYDEHYAKHNKLSYEATLKATVRLKNKMLGSVKEQEIFMADFPIMTNHGTFIIGGIERVIVPQLARSFGVFFTDQEVKGKTLFGAKIIPARGAWIEIETDADGSLYVRIDRKRKFGVASLLRVLGAQTDGDIQALFAGTAFSKQHIDVSLAKDHAKTMDEAYVEIHKKLRDGDMGTVDNAKEFIKSIFSAERYDLHKVGRFRFNKRFEKSMEDKALERRTINLDDVVTIIKHVIYLNNTPNATADDIDHLGSRRVRYVGELIQQKIRVGMSQIKRNIQDRMSTVEPDITQPLNFISPKPLQARIKEFFTTNQLSQFMQQENVLQELEHLRTLSALGPGGLTRERAGFEVRDVHPSHYGRLCPIHTPEGPNIGLILRLSTYARINDFGMIEAPYAVVKNGKITKEVRYLNALEEENYNISHAAINYDAQGSITDDVVEVRNNGIPSFVPKNNVHFVDVGTGQPFSIATSMIPFVNHDDANRALMGSNMQKQAVPCLVPDAPLVATGIEEVAARDSGRLIIADEDGTITAVDSTKISLKNAKGKEKTWNLVAFSRTNGFTAFHQRPIVNLGQKVKKGDVLADTSSSDNGQVALGQNILVGFLSWSGSNYEDAIILSERLVKDSKFTSIHIEEFVINVRDTKLGPEVTTPDIPNVGEAKLKNLDEDGIVRIGAEVRSGDILVGKITPKGETQLTPEERLLKSLFGEKARDVKDTSKRMEGGKRGRIISVKIFSREKGDKLESGIIKRIHVEIAQLRAVSVGDKLAGRHGNKGVISKVLPVEDMPYMADGTPIDIILTPLGVPSRMNLGQILELHLGLAANTLNYQAIVPPFAGATDAEIKNELVKAGFAADGKMKLFDGRTGEAFQQNVAVGYMYILKLHHMVEDKIHMRSIGPYSLITQQPLGGKAQAGGQRFGEMEVWALLGHGAAHTLREVLTIKSDDIVGRSAAFDAIVKGQRIQQTNVPASFNVLLNNLRGLALDVDMKRGDGLNGDTK; encoded by the coding sequence ATGTCAGTACACACAGAGGCACCACGCATTGAAGACCCGGCGGCAAAGATGTCGGTGGGCAAGCGCGAGAAGAAGCACTTCTCAAAATATCGCGAATCGCTCATCGCGGTTCCGAGTCTCGTAGAGGCGCAGACCAAGTCCTTTCAGTGGCTTGTGGAGAACGGCCTCAAGGAAGTTTTCGGCGAGTTTTCATCGATCAAGGATTACGCGAACAAAAAGTTTGAGCTCGACTTCACCGGTTTCAGCCTCGCTGAGCCAAAGTACGACGAGCACTACGCAAAGCACAACAAGCTGTCGTACGAAGCGACCTTGAAGGCGACCGTTCGTCTCAAGAACAAAATGCTCGGCTCTGTAAAGGAGCAGGAGATCTTCATGGCGGATTTTCCGATCATGACCAATCACGGTACCTTCATCATTGGAGGTATCGAGCGAGTCATCGTGCCACAGCTGGCGCGTTCGTTCGGCGTGTTCTTCACTGATCAGGAAGTGAAGGGGAAGACACTCTTCGGCGCAAAGATTATCCCTGCACGAGGTGCGTGGATTGAAATCGAAACTGATGCAGACGGTTCTCTCTATGTCCGCATCGATCGAAAGCGCAAGTTCGGCGTCGCATCTCTCTTGCGAGTGCTCGGCGCGCAGACCGACGGCGATATCCAGGCGCTCTTTGCGGGTACCGCTTTCTCAAAGCAGCATATTGACGTGTCTTTGGCGAAGGATCATGCGAAGACTATGGATGAAGCGTACGTGGAGATCCACAAGAAGCTCCGAGATGGCGACATGGGTACTGTCGACAACGCGAAGGAATTCATCAAGTCTATTTTTAGCGCAGAGCGATACGACCTCCACAAGGTGGGCCGTTTCCGATTCAACAAGCGCTTCGAGAAGAGCATGGAAGACAAGGCTCTCGAGCGACGCACTATCAACTTGGACGATGTCGTGACAATCATCAAGCATGTCATCTATTTGAACAACACCCCGAACGCAACCGCCGATGACATCGATCACCTCGGTTCACGACGAGTGCGCTATGTTGGCGAGCTCATTCAGCAGAAGATCCGAGTTGGTATGTCCCAGATCAAGCGCAACATTCAGGACCGAATGTCGACTGTTGAGCCAGACATCACTCAGCCTTTGAACTTCATTTCTCCGAAGCCGCTTCAGGCTCGAATCAAGGAATTTTTCACGACCAACCAGCTGTCACAGTTTATGCAGCAGGAAAACGTGCTCCAGGAGCTCGAACACTTGCGCACCTTGTCTGCGCTCGGACCCGGCGGTCTCACCCGAGAGCGAGCCGGCTTCGAAGTGCGAGACGTGCATCCTTCTCACTATGGCCGACTCTGTCCGATCCACACTCCTGAAGGTCCCAACATCGGTCTTATCTTGCGCCTCTCAACCTACGCGCGCATCAACGACTTCGGTATGATCGAAGCACCGTATGCAGTGGTGAAGAACGGCAAGATCACCAAAGAAGTGCGATACCTCAACGCGCTCGAAGAAGAGAACTACAACATTTCTCACGCCGCGATCAACTATGACGCGCAGGGTAGCATCACCGACGACGTGGTGGAGGTTCGCAACAACGGTATCCCAAGCTTCGTGCCAAAGAACAACGTGCACTTCGTGGACGTCGGCACTGGACAGCCGTTCTCGATCGCGACCTCGATGATTCCGTTCGTCAACCATGACGACGCGAACCGTGCACTCATGGGTTCGAACATGCAGAAGCAGGCCGTGCCTTGTTTGGTACCAGATGCGCCGCTCGTAGCGACGGGTATTGAAGAGGTGGCAGCGCGAGACTCTGGCCGACTCATCATTGCTGATGAAGACGGTACTATCACCGCAGTTGATTCAACTAAAATCTCTCTCAAGAATGCAAAGGGCAAGGAGAAGACCTGGAACCTCGTGGCCTTTTCACGAACCAACGGCTTCACTGCTTTCCACCAGCGACCAATCGTGAACCTCGGACAGAAAGTGAAGAAGGGCGATGTCCTCGCGGATACGTCTTCTTCCGATAATGGCCAGGTGGCGCTCGGACAGAACATCCTCGTCGGCTTCCTCTCTTGGTCTGGTTCAAACTACGAAGACGCGATCATTCTCTCTGAGCGATTGGTGAAGGACAGCAAGTTTACCTCGATCCATATCGAAGAGTTTGTCATCAACGTACGCGACACCAAGCTCGGACCCGAAGTGACCACTCCGGATATTCCAAACGTCGGCGAGGCGAAGCTCAAAAACCTCGATGAAGACGGTATTGTCCGCATCGGTGCGGAAGTGCGATCTGGCGACATTCTCGTCGGCAAGATCACCCCAAAGGGTGAAACCCAGCTTACTCCAGAAGAGCGACTCCTCAAGAGCCTCTTCGGCGAGAAGGCACGAGATGTGAAGGATACATCGAAGCGAATGGAAGGCGGCAAGCGAGGTCGTATTATTTCCGTAAAGATCTTCTCACGAGAGAAGGGCGACAAGCTCGAGTCTGGCATCATCAAGCGAATCCATGTAGAGATCGCACAGCTCCGAGCCGTATCAGTGGGCGACAAGCTCGCGGGACGACACGGTAACAAGGGTGTTATCTCAAAGGTGCTCCCAGTAGAGGATATGCCATACATGGCAGACGGTACCCCAATCGATATTATTTTGACACCGCTCGGTGTGCCTTCTCGTATGAACCTCGGACAGATTCTCGAGTTGCACTTGGGTCTCGCAGCAAACACTTTGAACTACCAGGCGATCGTGCCTCCTTTTGCAGGCGCGACCGACGCGGAGATCAAGAATGAGCTCGTGAAGGCAGGCTTCGCGGCAGACGGCAAGATGAAGCTGTTTGATGGCCGCACCGGCGAAGCGTTCCAGCAGAATGTCGCAGTCGGCTACATGTACATCTTGAAGTTGCACCACATGGTGGAAGACAAGATCCACATGCGATCTATCGGACCCTACTCGCTCATCACTCAGCAGCCATTGGGTGGAAAGGCTCAGGCCGGCGGACAGCGATTTGGAGAAATGGAAGTCTGGGCGCTCCTTGGTCATGGTGCCGCTCACACATTGCGAGAAGTATTGACGATCAAGTCCGACGACATTGTCGGCCGATCCGCAGCCTTCGACGCTATTGTGAAGGGTCAGCGTATTCAGCAGACCAACGTACCGGCTTCATTTAACGTGCTCTTGAACAACCTTCGAGGTTTGGCACTGGATGTCGACATGAAACGGGGCGATGGCCTTAATGGGGATACTAAATAA
- the dnaG gene encoding DNA primase, with translation MSSQVEQIKERLGIADVVGAYLKLEKAGGNYKARCPFHNEKTPSFFLSPARSSYYCFGCGAKGDIFTFVQEFEGLDFVGALKVLAQKAGVELTKEDPKMRSERQRLFLCLESATIFFQRTLYENAQYKAVVEYLTGRGLTKDTIKEWRIGYAPDAWQILSDYLKSKRFTEQDMEKVGLTKAREPKDGSVGGTGHYDRFRGRIMFPLFDSSGRVIGFSGRIFGPDDGKSAKYLNSPETELFKKSEMLYGFHKAKQGIREKGYSILVEGQMDMLMSQQVGFTNTVAVSGTALTLQHLEMLRRLSERVVMSFDPDGAGVRAALRGAEMAIGLGMEVRVAELPKGEDPALFILNHPEQWRETVEKKAIHVVEFVTNHLLSQQLDPRALAKEVGAKVLPFIVRMQSSMERSHFVSMIYKKTGIKEEAIWEDLKRLEKVLPVSVSVSATQTAQKSAGASAASSATSGSSTTGSTYADFVQNATRRKHIERRLASIVLWQNTLPARVFGNEEMIKKLSSALQTIQSAVPDNGLDAEKILAAVMAEFQKETEELIVEAELSYDKSEKLAEEVKELLENFVTECSNELCAKLLSELHKAQRDGDGPKVDQLVGVLAKLKKVR, from the coding sequence ATGTCTTCACAGGTAGAGCAGATCAAGGAGCGCCTCGGCATCGCCGATGTGGTCGGGGCGTATCTCAAATTGGAGAAGGCTGGCGGCAATTACAAGGCCCGCTGTCCTTTTCATAATGAAAAAACACCGTCGTTTTTCCTCTCGCCGGCGCGCAGCAGCTACTACTGCTTCGGTTGCGGGGCAAAGGGTGACATCTTCACCTTCGTACAGGAGTTTGAGGGGTTGGATTTTGTCGGTGCGTTGAAAGTGCTCGCGCAGAAGGCAGGTGTGGAGCTCACGAAGGAGGACCCAAAAATGCGCAGCGAGCGGCAGCGACTCTTTCTGTGTTTGGAGTCGGCGACGATCTTTTTCCAGCGTACGCTGTACGAGAACGCACAATACAAGGCTGTGGTGGAGTATCTCACTGGCCGCGGACTCACTAAAGATACGATAAAAGAGTGGCGTATCGGCTACGCTCCGGATGCGTGGCAGATTCTATCGGATTATCTAAAGTCGAAGCGCTTCACCGAGCAAGATATGGAGAAGGTTGGATTGACTAAGGCGCGAGAGCCGAAAGATGGATCGGTGGGCGGCACTGGCCACTATGACCGTTTCCGCGGGCGCATCATGTTTCCGCTGTTTGATAGCTCGGGGCGAGTGATCGGTTTTTCTGGACGTATCTTTGGTCCCGACGATGGGAAGAGTGCGAAGTATTTGAACAGTCCAGAAACTGAACTCTTCAAAAAGTCGGAAATGTTGTACGGTTTTCACAAGGCGAAGCAGGGGATTCGCGAGAAGGGGTATTCGATTTTGGTGGAAGGGCAGATGGATATGTTGATGTCGCAACAGGTGGGATTTACGAATACGGTGGCGGTGTCGGGGACAGCGCTCACGTTGCAGCATTTGGAGATGTTGCGGCGATTGTCGGAACGGGTGGTGATGAGTTTCGATCCGGACGGCGCCGGCGTGCGTGCCGCACTGCGCGGCGCCGAGATGGCGATTGGCCTTGGCATGGAAGTGCGCGTGGCGGAATTGCCAAAGGGGGAGGATCCGGCCCTTTTCATTTTGAACCATCCAGAGCAGTGGCGCGAGACGGTGGAGAAGAAGGCGATCCATGTTGTGGAGTTTGTCACCAATCATCTGCTTTCGCAGCAGCTCGACCCACGTGCCCTTGCCAAAGAAGTCGGCGCCAAAGTGCTGCCGTTCATCGTCCGCATGCAGAGCTCGATGGAGCGTTCGCATTTCGTGTCGATGATCTACAAAAAAACAGGCATCAAGGAAGAGGCGATCTGGGAAGACCTGAAGCGATTGGAAAAAGTGTTGCCGGTGTCAGTGTCCGTCTCCGCCACCCAGACTGCGCAAAAAAGTGCAGGCGCTTCGGCTGCTTCATCCGCAACATCTGGTTCATCGACCACTGGTAGCACCTATGCCGACTTCGTGCAGAATGCGACACGCCGAAAACACATCGAGCGTCGACTCGCGAGTATTGTACTGTGGCAGAATACTTTGCCGGCGAGAGTGTTTGGAAATGAAGAAATGATCAAGAAACTCTCAAGTGCACTCCAGACGATTCAATCGGCTGTTCCTGATAATGGTCTGGATGCGGAAAAGATACTCGCCGCTGTTATGGCGGAATTTCAAAAAGAGACAGAGGAATTGATCGTCGAGGCGGAGCTTTCGTATGACAAATCGGAGAAATTGGCTGAGGAAGTGAAAGAATTGCTCGAGAATTTTGTAACAGAGTGCAGCAACGAGCTCTGTGCGAAGCTGCTCTCCGAGCTTCATAAGGCCCAACGGGATGGTGACGGGCCGAAAGTAGACCAGCTGGTGGGCGTGCTTGCCAAGCTTAAAAAAGTGAGATAA
- a CDS encoding sigma-70 family RNA polymerase sigma factor gives MKKQSKTNQKKLKKASKTPKKAPKKVVSKKAVKVTAKPAPKLRGAKKAQDFEIRTLRLMAKGKDRGFVTYDEILKEFPHIEDDITFLDELYGKLSTSGIDVLEGGGMLDIKNEDLIVEKKHSYGGKSESSYDSIQMYLKEIGQYPLIPATEEKELARRIEKGDIEAKNLLARANLRLVVSIAKKYVGRSPDLTLLDLIQEGNLGLFKAVDKFDWTKGYKFSTYATWWIRQAITRALADQSRTIRVPVHMVETIAKYKQVVRRLSQDLGRDPLPEEIAVEMGLDVEKVYQIEKIDQDTVSLESPVGDDGDEKSVLGDFLPDDKILSPAEESSRRILSDQVKEILSDLSEKEREILEMRHGLVDGITHTLEEVGQKFGVTRERIRQIEAKAHEKIRQHEKINQLKNY, from the coding sequence ATGAAGAAACAATCAAAAACCAATCAAAAGAAGCTCAAAAAGGCATCAAAAACGCCTAAAAAGGCCCCTAAGAAGGTTGTTTCCAAGAAAGCGGTCAAAGTCACGGCCAAGCCCGCTCCAAAGCTCCGTGGGGCCAAAAAGGCCCAAGATTTCGAGATTCGTACCCTTCGGCTCATGGCCAAGGGCAAGGATCGCGGTTTCGTGACCTATGACGAGATTTTGAAGGAGTTTCCACATATCGAAGACGACATCACTTTTCTCGATGAATTGTATGGCAAGCTCAGCACTTCCGGCATCGACGTGCTCGAAGGTGGCGGCATGCTCGATATCAAGAACGAAGATTTGATCGTCGAGAAGAAGCATAGCTACGGCGGCAAGTCGGAGTCTTCATACGACTCGATTCAAATGTATTTGAAGGAGATCGGCCAGTACCCGCTCATTCCGGCGACCGAAGAGAAAGAGCTCGCGCGACGCATCGAGAAGGGCGACATTGAAGCGAAGAATTTGCTCGCACGTGCGAACCTCCGATTGGTGGTTTCTATTGCGAAGAAGTATGTCGGCCGTTCTCCGGACCTCACTTTGCTCGACCTTATCCAGGAAGGCAACCTCGGTCTCTTCAAGGCTGTCGACAAGTTTGATTGGACCAAGGGATACAAGTTTTCAACATACGCAACCTGGTGGATCCGTCAGGCGATCACTCGTGCGCTCGCCGACCAGTCTCGTACTATCCGCGTGCCGGTGCACATGGTGGAGACGATCGCGAAATACAAGCAGGTGGTGCGACGATTGTCTCAGGACCTTGGACGTGATCCATTGCCAGAGGAGATTGCCGTAGAAATGGGACTCGATGTCGAGAAGGTGTATCAGATCGAGAAGATTGACCAGGACACTGTTTCGCTTGAAAGCCCTGTTGGTGATGACGGTGATGAGAAGTCTGTGCTTGGCGACTTTTTGCCGGATGACAAGATCCTCTCGCCAGCCGAAGAGTCTTCACGACGTATTTTGTCCGACCAGGTGAAAGAGATTTTGAGCGATTTGTCTGAAAAGGAGCGCGAGATTTTGGAAATGCGACACGGCTTGGTGGACGGTATTACTCACACCCTCGAGGAGGTGGGCCAGAAGTTCGGCGTCACTCGCGAGCGTATCCGACAGATCGAGGCGAAGGCGCATGAGAAGATTCGACAGCACGAGAAGATCAATCAGTTGAAGAATTACTAA
- the rpoC gene encoding DNA-directed RNA polymerase subunit beta' has protein sequence MKEFTPTNNKAKAAFNDFSSIVLKVASPDRIREWSYGEVTKPETINYRTQRSEKSGLFDEKIFGPDKDYECYCGKYRGIRYKGIVCEKCGVEITRSIVRRERMGHIELASPVSHIWFLRSMPSRIGLLMGMPTADLEKVIYFAGYIITSVNEDERSNLLKDLDSEYKSKVKNLQDEKSKEAIKELLTNAKKEIENVQAGVVLDEVSYHNYSVKYGTLFEAKIGAEAIYEILKTLDLQKLQVKLETALEKASSLDKEKISKRLSTVKAMISSGIRPEWMFLTTIPVIPPALRPMVPLDGGRYATSDVNDLYRRVINRNNRLKKLIEINAPDVILRNEKRILQEAVDALIDSSIRHGSASAGALTQAQRRPLKSLADNLKGKRGLFRANLLGKRVDYSGRSVIVVGPDLKLSQCGLPKHMALELFRPFVISKLLERELAYNIRGAGRLIDEDIPEVWAILEEVIKGKYVLLNRAPTLHRLGIQAFMPILIEGNAIQVHPLVCTAFNADFDGDQMAVHVPLGEEAQAEAREIMASDKNILKPGSGEPTVTAKLLDIILGCFWITKEIKGAKGEGSYFGTPAEAITAHDFGELDLRAKIKLIAPENAKYAKLEGKMFETTVGRVLFNEVLPADYAFINKEITRKFMATIGDDLINKYGMKNVAPILDAVKTFGFKYATYSGVTWGIDDVQEPEGKHAIIDASKLLADEVQKNYDMGFLSKEEKTEKIIEVWLGAKIEVEKLIPASLPKDGSVHDMVNSGARGSLGQITQMAGMKGLIQSASGATIEFPILSSNKQGLSPVEYFITTHGSRKGLTDTALNTAKAGYLTRKLFDVSQDVIVAEADCGSKEGMVIRKETASGMEVALAKSTKGRVLAEDVLNATGKVLFKRGHLLNKEDADKMEASGITEVKVRSPLACKALYGVCAQCYGNDVGRGELVQLGEAVGTVAAQAIGEPGTQLTMRTFHAGGAASAGGDITAGLPRVEEIFEKRSPKNPAVVNRVDGMVTEIKDLGKEKVFTVIPEIHDKSKTKKKAENEYVASFRRTPLVKVGDKVVKGQLLTDGSADIDELFKYAGHEKTEQYIINEVSKLYELQGEPVSRKHIEVIVRQMFSRRKVKHGGDTKLSSGDVVSSAYFAEENTRVKAAGKDEAKGEAVVMGITEISLTRRSFLSAASFQHTTRVLINSAIRGTEDHLAGLKENVIIGRLIPAGSGFAASPKAAITAKAAADATPVYQVDTIAPAAVAVTVKSEAEVEEK, from the coding sequence ATGAAAGAATTTACACCAACAAACAACAAGGCAAAGGCAGCGTTCAACGACTTCAGCTCGATCGTCTTGAAGGTTGCATCCCCAGACCGCATCCGCGAGTGGTCATACGGTGAAGTCACCAAGCCAGAGACCATCAACTACCGAACTCAGCGTTCAGAAAAGAGTGGACTCTTTGATGAAAAAATCTTCGGACCAGACAAGGACTACGAGTGTTACTGTGGAAAGTATCGAGGTATTCGCTACAAGGGCATTGTCTGTGAGAAGTGCGGAGTGGAAATCACCCGCAGCATCGTACGACGAGAGCGCATGGGCCACATTGAGCTTGCGTCGCCAGTATCACACATTTGGTTCCTTCGCAGCATGCCGTCTCGCATTGGCTTGCTCATGGGTATGCCGACAGCAGATCTCGAAAAGGTCATCTACTTCGCTGGCTACATTATTACTTCGGTGAACGAAGATGAGCGATCAAACCTGCTCAAAGATCTCGACTCAGAATACAAGTCGAAGGTGAAGAATCTTCAGGATGAGAAGTCAAAGGAGGCGATAAAGGAACTGTTGACCAACGCGAAGAAGGAGATCGAAAACGTGCAGGCTGGTGTCGTGCTCGACGAAGTGTCATACCACAACTATTCAGTGAAGTACGGCACGCTCTTCGAGGCGAAGATTGGCGCCGAAGCGATCTACGAAATCCTCAAGACTCTCGACCTTCAAAAGCTCCAGGTCAAGCTCGAAACCGCGCTCGAGAAGGCAAGCTCTCTCGACAAGGAGAAGATCAGCAAGCGACTCAGCACCGTGAAGGCGATGATCTCTTCGGGTATTCGACCTGAGTGGATGTTCCTTACTACCATCCCGGTGATCCCTCCAGCACTTCGACCGATGGTCCCATTGGACGGCGGACGATACGCGACTTCTGATGTGAACGACCTCTATCGACGCGTCATCAACCGAAACAATCGTCTCAAGAAGCTCATCGAGATCAATGCTCCGGATGTGATCTTGCGAAACGAAAAGCGTATTTTGCAGGAGGCTGTGGACGCTCTGATCGATAGCTCGATCCGACACGGTAGTGCGAGTGCTGGTGCGCTCACACAGGCACAGCGACGACCGCTCAAGTCTCTCGCCGACAATTTGAAGGGTAAGCGAGGTCTCTTCCGTGCAAACCTCCTCGGAAAGCGCGTGGACTATTCAGGACGATCGGTGATCGTTGTCGGTCCAGACCTCAAGCTTAGTCAGTGCGGACTCCCAAAGCACATGGCATTGGAACTCTTCCGACCATTTGTGATTTCGAAGCTCCTCGAACGCGAGTTGGCATACAACATCCGCGGTGCGGGACGACTCATCGACGAAGATATTCCAGAAGTCTGGGCGATCCTCGAAGAGGTGATCAAGGGTAAGTACGTTCTTTTGAATCGTGCTCCAACCTTGCACCGACTCGGTATTCAGGCCTTTATGCCAATCCTCATCGAGGGCAATGCGATCCAGGTGCATCCACTCGTGTGTACCGCTTTCAACGCGGACTTCGACGGAGACCAGATGGCGGTCCACGTACCGCTCGGTGAAGAAGCGCAGGCAGAAGCACGAGAGATCATGGCTTCTGATAAAAATATTCTCAAGCCAGGTTCTGGTGAGCCGACCGTGACTGCAAAGCTCCTCGATATTATTCTCGGCTGTTTCTGGATCACCAAAGAGATCAAGGGGGCCAAGGGTGAGGGTAGCTACTTCGGCACTCCTGCAGAAGCGATCACTGCTCACGACTTCGGCGAGCTCGACTTGCGAGCGAAGATCAAGCTTATCGCGCCAGAAAACGCAAAGTACGCGAAGCTCGAGGGCAAAATGTTTGAGACGACTGTCGGCCGAGTGCTTTTCAACGAAGTGCTCCCAGCGGATTACGCATTCATCAACAAGGAGATCACTCGAAAGTTCATGGCCACTATCGGCGATGATTTGATCAACAAGTACGGCATGAAGAATGTCGCACCGATCCTCGACGCAGTGAAGACGTTCGGATTCAAGTACGCGACCTATTCAGGTGTTACTTGGGGTATCGACGATGTGCAGGAACCAGAAGGCAAGCATGCGATCATTGACGCTTCAAAGCTGCTCGCCGATGAAGTGCAGAAGAATTACGATATGGGCTTCTTGTCGAAAGAAGAGAAGACCGAAAAGATCATCGAGGTGTGGCTTGGTGCGAAGATCGAAGTGGAAAAGCTCATCCCAGCGAGCTTGCCAAAGGACGGTTCTGTTCACGACATGGTGAACTCCGGTGCCCGAGGTTCTCTTGGTCAGATCACGCAGATGGCAGGTATGAAGGGTCTCATTCAGAGTGCATCCGGTGCGACCATTGAGTTCCCGATTTTGAGCTCGAACAAGCAGGGTCTCTCTCCAGTAGAATACTTCATCACCACTCACGGTTCTCGAAAGGGTCTCACTGACACCGCATTGAACACTGCGAAGGCCGGATACCTCACTCGAAAGCTCTTCGATGTATCTCAGGATGTCATTGTGGCAGAAGCAGATTGCGGATCAAAGGAAGGCATGGTGATCAGGAAAGAGACTGCGTCTGGTATGGAAGTCGCTCTCGCGAAGAGCACCAAGGGCCGAGTGTTGGCAGAAGATGTATTGAATGCTACTGGGAAAGTACTCTTCAAGCGCGGTCATCTTTTGAACAAAGAAGATGCCGACAAGATGGAAGCTTCTGGTATCACTGAAGTGAAGGTTCGTTCACCTTTGGCTTGCAAGGCGCTCTACGGTGTCTGTGCGCAGTGTTATGGTAACGACGTCGGCCGAGGCGAGCTCGTACAGCTCGGTGAAGCTGTCGGTACTGTGGCAGCGCAGGCGATCGGTGAGCCTGGTACTCAGCTCACGATGCGTACCTTCCACGCCGGAGGAGCCGCATCAGCAGGCGGAGACATCACTGCCGGTTTGCCTCGAGTCGAGGAAATCTTCGAGAAGCGTTCTCCAAAGAATCCTGCGGTGGTGAACCGTGTAGACGGCATGGTCACTGAGATCAAGGATTTGGGCAAGGAAAAGGTTTTCACGGTCATTCCTGAAATACACGACAAATCGAAGACCAAGAAGAAGGCGGAAAACGAATATGTCGCAAGCTTCCGACGAACCCCGTTGGTGAAGGTGGGCGACAAGGTGGTGAAGGGTCAGCTCCTCACCGACGGTTCTGCGGATATTGACGAGCTCTTCAAGTATGCCGGCCACGAGAAGACCGAGCAGTACATCATCAATGAAGTTTCAAAGTTGTACGAATTGCAGGGTGAGCCAGTCTCTCGAAAGCACATCGAAGTGATCGTGCGCCAGATGTTCTCTCGCCGAAAGGTGAAGCACGGCGGCGACACCAAGCTCTCTTCAGGAGATGTGGTCAGCTCAGCATACTTCGCAGAAGAGAATACTCGCGTGAAGGCGGCGGGCAAGGATGAGGCGAAGGGCGAGGCGGTTGTCATGGGTATCACTGAGATTTCATTGACCCGACGAAGCTTCCTTTCAGCCGCTTCCTTCCAGCACACTACTCGAGTACTCATCAACTCAGCGATCCGTGGTACAGAAGACCATCTCGCTGGTTTGAAGGAGAATGTTATCATCGGCCGATTGATCCCTGCGGGTTCTGGCTTTGCAGCCAGCCCAAAGGCGGCGATCACTGCCAAGGCGGCAGCCGACGCGACTCCGGTGTACCAGGTGGACACCATCGCCCCAGCCGCTGTCGCGGTGACGGTGAAGAGCGAGGCGGAGGTGGAGGAGAAATAA
- a CDS encoding virulence RhuM family protein: MKKKLGQPKVTQKSGHAEFLLYTAPNGKVSVEIFLHNETIWLTQKTLSEIFDCSVDNVSLHLKNIFDDGELFPEAVIEEFSITASDGKKYKTKHYNLDAIIAVGYRVNSKRATHFRMWATSILKEYMIKGFVMDDHRLKNPDATFGGDYFEDQLARIRDIRSSERRFYQKISDIYATAIDYDPNEECTRKFFATVQNKLHFAINGKTAAEIVHERVDSTKPHLGLTAWKHGPTGPIRKMDVIVAKNYLDHTELDGLNRIVTMYLDYAESQAKRGVAMHMRDWVEKLNAFLQFNEREILLDNGVVSHKIAAALAEEEFEKYRIVQDRLYESDFDKEMKKILDKKKK; encoded by the coding sequence ATGAAAAAGAAACTTGGACAACCAAAGGTGACCCAGAAGTCTGGTCACGCAGAATTCTTATTGTACACGGCGCCAAATGGCAAGGTGAGCGTGGAGATATTCCTGCACAATGAGACTATCTGGCTAACACAGAAGACGCTGTCGGAGATTTTTGATTGTTCCGTGGACAATGTTTCACTGCATTTAAAAAATATCTTTGATGACGGAGAACTTTTCCCCGAGGCAGTTATCGAGGAATTCTCGATAACTGCCAGTGATGGTAAAAAGTACAAGACGAAACACTACAACCTCGACGCCATCATCGCTGTCGGCTATCGGGTGAACAGTAAAAGAGCGACCCATTTTCGTATGTGGGCAACGAGTATACTCAAGGAGTATATGATCAAGGGGTTTGTGATGGATGATCATAGGCTCAAAAATCCAGACGCTACTTTCGGTGGCGATTATTTCGAAGATCAACTTGCTCGCATTCGAGATATTCGTTCTAGTGAACGTAGGTTCTATCAAAAGATTTCTGATATTTATGCGACTGCTATTGATTATGATCCGAACGAAGAATGTACGAGGAAATTTTTCGCTACGGTGCAGAACAAGCTCCATTTTGCCATAAACGGAAAGACGGCCGCAGAGATTGTTCATGAAAGGGTAGATAGCACAAAACCGCATCTTGGTTTAACCGCATGGAAACATGGTCCGACTGGTCCGATTCGGAAGATGGACGTGATTGTTGCAAAAAACTATCTCGACCATACAGAATTGGATGGGCTCAATCGTATTGTGACAATGTATCTTGATTATGCCGAGTCGCAAGCGAAAAGAGGAGTAGCAATGCACATGAGAGATTGGGTAGAAAAACTCAACGCCTTTCTGCAGTTCAATGAAAGAGAAATATTGCTTGACAATGGCGTCGTGAGCCACAAGATCGCCGCGGCTTTAGCTGAAGAAGAATTTGAAAAATATAGGATCGTCCAAGATAGGCTGTATGAAAGCGATTTTGATAAGGAGATGAAGAAGATTTTGGATAAAAAGAAGAAATAG